A stretch of Coccidioides posadasii str. Silveira chromosome 2, complete sequence DNA encodes these proteins:
- a CDS encoding uncharacterized protein (EggNog:ENOG410PQV6~COG:S~TransMembrane:2 (o35-60i236-261o)): MAESDSEKGIKPRNPLMATITSPFKTVVSKPAQRAYLGTLFFLVTIFGLLVVSIVSYWVFYYNFVPQISLERVVHLQFGHGNPFGTAVIGPELAHSQAYDISVILCLPRSPVNLAEGNFMVDLALLEEPQDLVANISTPAIVRSRRSAILTYSSPLVETTRRVSRMPFYVFNWKREAEALTINMMERVEFPKDKKHIPRSLRLEIQSRERMHFYTATVRFDARFAGLRWLMYNWRVLSFVTFSSMFWLASVAATSAVWLGLNSVQQQTQIKPKIEKTDSEDDDVSIKEESDDEDHFRVPTTPRGKRAADTAKAIKEEEEIEGSAMIEPLAPETFGATAETGGASASTQSRRRSSLDTQEYGRLQQRKGRLPDDQDES, from the exons GGGGACGCTATTCTTTCTAGTAACGATATTTGGACTTTTGGTCGTGTCCATTGTATCGTATTGGGTCTTTTACTACAATTTTGTACCTCAAATTAGCTTGGAACGCGTGGTACACCTACAGTTTGG GCATGGCAATCCCTTCGGAACCGCCGTGATTGGACCCGAACTGGCTCATTCACAGGCCTACGATATTTCCGTCATCCTCTGCCTTCCACGTTCTCCTGTGAATCTTGCTGAAGGCAACTTTATGGTGGACCTAGCTCTTTTAGAAGAGCCACAAGATTTAGTTGCAAATATATCCACCCCTGCAATCGTGCGGTCTCGTAGGTCGGCTATACTCACATATTCTTCCCCGTTGGTAGAGACTACACGAAGGGTTTCAAGAATGCCATTCTATGTGTTCAATTGGAAGCGTGAGGCGGAGGCATTGACAATAAATATGATGGAACGGGTTGAATTTCCAAAAGACAAGAAACATATCCCGCGGAGCTTGAGATTGGAGATCCAATCCCGGGAACGTATGCACTTTTACACGGCCACGGTTAGATTTGATGCAAGATTTGCTGGGTTGAG ATGGTTGATGTATAACTGGAGGGTTTTGTCTTTCGTGACCTTTAGTTCAATGTTCTGGCTCGCATCGGTAGCCGCAACTTCTGCTGTTTGGTTGGGATTAAATTCTGTGCAGCAGCAAACACAGATAAAACCAAAAATTGAGAAGACGGACtctgaggatgatgatgtgTCCATCAAGGAGGAAAGCGACGACGAGGACCACTTCCGCGTCCCAACAACCCCGAGAGGGAAAAGAGCTGCCGATACAGCAAAGGCCAtaaaggaagaagaggaaattGAAGGGTCCGCCATGATCGAGCCACTGGCGCCCGAGACCTTCGGTGCTACTGCTGAAACTGGAGGTGCCAGCGCAAGCACGCAGTCCAGGCGAAGGTCTAGTCTGGACACCCAGGAATATGGACGCTTGCAGCAGCGGAAAGGCCGCCTCCCTGATGATCAGGATGAAAGCTAA
- a CDS encoding uncharacterized protein (EggNog:ENOG410PGIB~COG:O) encodes MHILVVNDDGPPSNQSSPYVHSLVNSLQSAGHTVSVVLPHRQRSWIGKAHLVGATVKPMYFRPGTLHQDDGTIHHLPREFDGETGGVGDEWMLIDSTPASCVQIGLFHYNQGRGPIDLVISGPNYGRNTTSVFSLSSGTIGGGLEAAVCGVKAIALSYAFSSRNHDPVIIAEASRLSIRLIEHLYKNWGEGVELYSINVPLEPGVEHAKILYTPILENRWKSGSCFEEIDAESSGEGPDLQEQQLREGEMTLKTGEKPSGPKYHHRHFKWAPKFTDVYKSIEESEPGNDGWAVKMGYTSVTPLKANFMHSQGYTGEIKLERSVPKIYAVVECDDEYVQPLVLEALQKGFKGVPYQLISSPCKPPSPSSPVLQYRVYEKSDFDHVLAHPSTSLVNSYVIRKALIRKHYLSNTVANWITKHPNSILRKHFKPAVEFELDFAEFLDEALLEAYELRDSFEKNEEREESEKEWWILKPGMSDRGQGIRLFNSESSLQAIFEEWEEEEDEEEAEDEGEEQKDSDGAANSSNDNSDRLDNGVVTSQLRHFIAQPYIHPPLLLPSSDNRKFHIRVYALAVGSLKVYVHREMLALFAEKPYAAPWEKGGVEELTRHLTNTCLQTDETGSANADSVRRFWALDDSVPSIASNWKSRVYEQICAVTGEVFEAAARGMMVHFQTLPNAFELFGVDFLVDEHGDVWLLELNAFPDFRQTGSELRDQVVGTLFEEVVEVAVKPFFGIGNASDRDPPTTDSMDDESKARLRLVTSLDLGLRK; translated from the exons ATGCACATTCTT GTTGTGAATGATGATGGTCCTCCATCAAACCAGTCGTCCCCATACGTCCATTCGCTAGTCAACAGTCTCCAGTCCGCCGGCCACACCGTCTCCGTCGTTCTCCCGCACAGGCAAAGATCATGGATAGGCAAAGCGCACCTCGTCGGCGCAACCGTAAAACCTATGTATTTCCGTCCAGGCACGCTACACCAGGATGACGGGACAATTCACCACCTTCCGCGCGAATTCGACGGCGAAACCGGTGGAGTTGGAGATGAATGGATGCTCATTGATTCAACGCCAGCAAGCTGCGTCCAAATTGGTTTATTCCATTACAACCAAGGCCGGGGGCCCATAGATCTTGTTATTTCTGGTCCAAACTATGGAAGAAATACTACGTCTGTGTTTTCGTTGTCGAGTGGGACAATTGGCGGCGGGCTCGAGGCAGCTGTGTGCGGAGTCAAGGCTATTGCCCTTTCTTACGCTTTTAGCTCTAGGAACCATGACCCTGTGATTATTGCCGAGGCATCTAGGCTTTCTATTCGTCTAATCGAGCATCTGTACAAGAATTGGGGAGAGGGAGTGGAATTATATAGCATCAATGTTCCTCTTGAACCCGGGGTGGAGCACGCTAAGATATTGTACACGCCTATCTTGGAAAATCGTTGGAAATCAGGGAGCTGCTTTGAAGAGATTGACGCAGAGTCAAGCGGCGAGGGCCCGGATTTGCAGGAACAACAGTTACGAGAGGGCGAGATGACGCTGAAAACTGGCGAGAAACCTTCTGGTCCAAAGTATCATCACCGACACTTCAAATGGGCACCCAAGTTCACAGACGTCTACAAAAGTATTGAAGAGAGCGAACCAGGAAATGATGGCTGGGCCGTTAAGATGGGATATACTAG TGTCACACCCCTCAAAGCCAATTTCATGCATTCACAGGGTTATACTGGGGAGATAAAGTT GGAAAGAAGTGTGCCTAAAATTTACGCGGTAGTGGAATGCGATGACGAATATGTTCAACCCCTTGTCCTTGAAGCTCTCCAGAAAGGTTTCAAGGGAGTACCTTATCAATTGATATCCTCGCCATGCAAACCCCCTAGCCCCTCCTCACCAGTCCTACAATATCGAGTCTATGAGAAGTCCGACTTCGACCACGTGCTTGCACATCCATCGACGTCCCTAGTGAATTCGTATGTGATTCGAAAAGCACTCATTCGCAAACATTATCTGTCAAACACAGTTGCGAATTGGATCACCAAGCATCCTAATAGCATTCTCCGGAAACACTTCAAGCCTGCGGTAGAATTCGAGCTGGATTTTGCGGAGTTTTTGGACGAGGCATTGCTCGAAGCCTACGAGTTGCGGGACAGCTTTGAAAAGaatgaagagagagaagaatcaGAAAAAGAGTGGTGGATTTTGAAACCGGGGATGAGCGATCGGGGCCAAGGCATTCGTCTCTTCAATAGCGAATCTTCCTTGCAGGCCATATTTGAAGaatgggaggaggaggaggatgaagaagaagctgaagacGAAGGCGAAGAGCAAAAGGATAGTGACGGTGCGGCTAATTCTTCAAATGATAACAGCGATCGCCTCGACAATGGAGTTGTTACATCCCAGCTACGCCATTTCATCGCCCAACCTTACATTCACCCTCCACTTCTCCTACCTTCATCGGACAACCGGAAATTTCACATTCGCGTGTATGCATTGGCGGTAGGCTCCCTAAAGGTCTATGTCCATAGAGAAATGCTGGCTCTCTTCGCTGAGAAACCTTATGCTGCGCCGTGGGAGAAAGGAGGAGTGGAAGAACTCACTCGTCATCTAACCAATACGTGTCTTCAGACGGACGAAACCGGAAGTGCTAATGCTGATAGTGTCCGCCGTTTTTGGGCTCTCGACGATAGTGTTCCCTCGATTGCTTCGAACTGGAAATCGCGTGTTTACGAGCAAATCTGTGCTGTTACCGGTGAAGTTTTTGAAGCTGCAGCCAGGGGGATGATGGTGCATTTTCAAACGCTTCCCAATGCATTTGAATTATTTGGCGTCGACTTTTTAGTTGACGAGCATGGTGACGTCTGGTTGCTGGAACTGAACGCTTTTCCCGATTTTCGGCAGACTGGATCAGAGCTCAGAGACCAAGTTGTAGGAACATTATTTGAAGAAGTAGTGGAGGTCGCAGTTAAACCATTTTTCGGGATTGGAAACGCAAGTGATCGTGATCCTCCCACCACCGACTCTATGGATGATGAAAGCAAAGCTCGACTCCGTCTAGTGACCAGTCTCGATCTGGGTCTCAGAAAATGA
- a CDS encoding uncharacterized protein (EggNog:ENOG410PKBK~COG:Q), with amino-acid sequence MVYNSKTMALPQTFKQAVFKGAGKPLVIEEVSLALPGPGEVLVKVEACGVCFSDTYAQKNMLGGGFPIVPGHEIIGRVAAVGDGVSGWGLGDRIGGGWHGAHDGTCKSCKKGLFQMCSNKLINGETRSGGYAEYCTLRAEAAVRVPDHVDAAKYAPILCAGVTVFNSMRHMNVPPGETVAIQGLGGLGHLAIQCANRFGYRVVAISRDSKKEKFARALGAHEYIDTSKEDVSKALRRLGKASMIVLTAPNADVVNPLLNGLEARGKLLMLSGPGEVPINSSLMVVSGLSIHAWPSGHATDSEEAIAFTELQNINCMVETFPLARANDAFEAMLKGTVRFRAVITME; translated from the exons ATGGTATACAATAGCAAAACGATGGCCCTTCCGCAAACTTTCAAACAAGCAGTCTTCAAAGGAGCAGGCAAGCCTCTAGTTATCGAAGAGGTATCCCTGGCTCTTCCTGGTCCCGGTGAAGTCTTGGTCAAGGTTGAGGCCTGCGGTGTCTGCTTCTCGGATACTTATGCGCAAAAGAATATGCTGGGAGGCGGATT TCCAATCGTCCCAGGCCATGAAATCATTGGACGAGTTGCTGCTGTTGGAGATGGAGTGTCTGGGTGGGGACTGGGTGATCGAATTGGGGGTGGGTGGCATGGAGCGCATGATG GAACCTGCAAGTCGTGCAAGAAAGGCCTGTTCCAAATGTGCTCCAACAAGCTGATCAATGGCGAAACTAGAAGCGGTGGAT ATGCCGAATATTGTACCCTCCGCGCTGAAGCTGCCGTTCGTGTGCCTGACCATGTCGACGCAGCCAAGTATGCCCCCATTCTATGCGCTGGAGTGACGGTCTTCAACTCAATGCGTCATATGAATGTTCCTCCCGGTGAAACTGTTGCCATTCAGGGCTTGGGGGGCCTTGGCCACCTCGCAATCCAGTGTGCGAACAGATTTGGATACCGTGTAGTCGCGATATCACGGGACAGCAAGAAGGAGAAGTTCGCCCGAGCGTTGGGTGCACATGAGTACATCGACACGAGCAAAGAAGATGTTAGCAAAGCGTTGCGGAGGCTTGGGAAAGCCTCAATGATTGTCTTAACAGCGCCAAACGCAGATGTTGTGAACCCACTATTAAATGGGCTGGAGGCACGAGGGAAGCTACTAATGCTAAGCG GACCTGGTGAAGTACCCATTAATAGTAGTCTCATG GTCGTTTCCGGTCTTTCCATCCACGCCTGGCCTTCAGGGCATGCTACTGATTCAGAGGAAGCAATTGCATTCACAGAGTTACAAAACATCAACTGCATGGTCGAAACATTCCCTCTAGCAAGGGCAAATGATGCATTTG AGGCAATGTTGAAAGGGACGGTTCGGTTTAGGGCCGTGATTACCATGGAGTAG